In Juglans regia cultivar Chandler chromosome 5, Walnut 2.0, whole genome shotgun sequence, the following are encoded in one genomic region:
- the LOC109001040 gene encoding uncharacterized protein LOC109001040, with translation MEDPLESSVDSSPTHFANHSAHTTLFPTNHSTKYLNLTDPSNPFRLDNDDNPAVILVTDLLISDNYATWSRAMRRSLRAKNKLGFIIDAIPRPTKPEDPLLEIWECCNDMVVSWLQNSISPVIKSSVVFIDVARDIWLDLQDIFSYQNGPRIYQLTQTLARLLQENDSVSIYYGKLKTLWDELSIYDPLPICTCDSLKSFVDRYQ, from the coding sequence ATGGAAGATCCTCTGGAAAGTTCAGTCGATTCATCTCCAACCCATTTCGCAAACCACTCTGCCCATACAACTCTTTTCCCTACCAACCATTCGACAAAATACCTAAACCTAACAGACCCAAGCAACCCGTTTCGATTGGACAACGACGACAACCCTGCAGTGATTTTAGTCACTGATTTGCTTATCTCCGATAACTATGCAACCTGGTCCCGCGCTATGCGGCGTTCCCTTCGTGCCAAAAACAAATTAGGATTTATCATCGATGCCATCCCTCGACCCACCAAACCAGAGGACCCTCTTCTTGAAATCTGGGAATGTTGCAACGACATGGTTGTTTCATGGCTACAGAACTCCATCAGCCCAGTTATCAAGTCCAGCGTGGTGTTCATTGATGTTGCTCGCGACATATGGCTCGATCttcaggacatattttcttATCAGAACGGGCCTCGCATCTACCAGCTCACGCAGACCCTAGCTCGACTCCTCCAAGAGAATGATTCTGTAAGTATTTACTATGGTAAACTTAAGACgctttgggatgaactgtctATTTACGATCCACTTCCCATTTGCACTTGTGACTCTCTGAAATCATTTGTTGACCGATACCAATGA
- the LOC109001039 gene encoding uncharacterized protein LOC109001039: MPSRRRQRPIAYLPTVKQKEDEDLKTYLTRFNKERLTTENKDEKITLAALLGGIWPRSPFMAKLARKTPSTLREFMDRAYNFVNAEDTLQALVDPHKADRKAERRSGQVERKIGASRQEKKQEKWPDYNPRLIHENLNAQEDEKDREEPRQLKTGSRYCKYHQIGSHWTEDCTTIKKRLTELARMRELE, encoded by the coding sequence ATGCCCAGCAGGAGGCGCCAGCGCCCAATCGCCTACTTGCCAACGGTCAAacagaaagaagatgaagaccTGAAGACCTACCTTACCCGCTTCAATAAAGAACGTTTGACAACAGAAAACAAGGATGAAAAGATCACACTCGCCGCCCTCCTAGGCGGGATATGGCCACGGAGTCCTTTTATGGCAAAACTAGCCAGAAAGACTCCTTCCACCCTTAGGGAGTTCATGGATAGAGCATATAATTTCGTTAATGCTGAAGATACTTTGCAGGCCTTGGTGGATCCTCATAAGGCGGACAGGAAGGCCGAACGAAGGAGCGGGCAGGTTGAAAGAAAAATTGGTGCAAGTCGACAGgaaaagaagcaagaaaaatgGCCAGACTACAATCCTAGGCTGATACATGAAAATTTGAACGCGCAAGAGGATGAGAAAGACAGGGAGGAACCGCGTCAGCTCAAGACAGGCAGTCGCTACTGCAAATACCACCAGATTGGGTCTCACTGGACTGAAGACTGCACGACTATAAAGAAGAGACTAACTGAGCTAGCAAGAATGAGGGAATTGGAATGA